A region of the Romboutsia hominis genome:
TAACTAATACATTAGATAATTTCGTAAATATTCCTTCAGATTCCTTCGTATTTGATATAGAAACTACAGGTCTTAGCCCTAAGTTTTGTAAAGTTATACTTATAGGAATTTTATTTAATAAAGATAATAAAACCATAATTAAACAATATTTTGCTCAAACTGAAGATGATGAAAAAGATTTATTATTAGCATTTATAAATGATATCAGTACCTTTGATACTCATATAACCTTTAATGGATTAGCCTTTGATATTCCATTTTTAAATTCTCGTTTTAATAAATATAATATTGATTTTGAGTTAAATAAAAATGATGATATTGATATTTTAAATATTGTAAGGCCATTTAAAGGCTTACTATCTCTTTCTGATTGTAAACTAAAAACTATAGAAAAATACATTGGTATATCTAGAGAAGATACTATTTCAGGAAAAGAAAGCGTAAAACTATACAAGGAATTTGTGTCTTCTAAGTCTGATGATTTAAAAAGCAAAATATTACTTCACAACTATGAAGATATATACTATTTAGGGTACCTTTATAAAATAAAAGATATATTAGAAGAGAAACTAAAGCCCATTGTAATTAACAATAAAGATTTATTCTTAAAACTTATACCATTATCCTTTAAGATAAATAATTCTAAATTAACACTTAAATATAATATATTTGATGGTAACAAAGTACCTATAAATATTTATAGCGATAATTACTCTATATTATCAGATGATAAGCACATTTTACTTAGTATAAGTTTGAATAAAGGTATAGATAAAGACAATAATATAGTTTTATTTTATCAATTAAATAAAATAATTCCCTTAAAAGTTAACGATAATTTTTTAGACTTAAATATTTATAACCTATGTGAGTATATAATAAAAAAAGAACTAAAATCTTTATAAGATTTTAGTTCTTTTTTTATTATAACTTAGTTATTACAATAATTTATAATTTGAACTATAACATATTATACAATTTTAATTTTGCGCTAAATTGACTACATCATCTAATACATTCGAGCATTCACATTGGTTTGCCATTATAGTTAAATAATCACCTGCCATTATCTTTGTTGAACCTTTAGGAATTATCTCAACATCTCCTCGAGTTATCCCTACTATTAAACAATTTTTAGGCCAAATTATATCTTTTACACATTTTCCATCTAAATCACTATTAATATGGACCACTGTTTCAAATAATGTCTTTTTGTTTACACCAGTCTCACATTCATATTCCCCACCTTCAAGAAGTCTTTCTAAAAGACTTTCATATATAGGATGAGAATTAAGTAAATCTGATGTCAATTGAGCTATTATTACAACTATCGAAAGTGGTAACAAATGATCAAGAGATCCCGTCATTTCTAGTATTAATATAATTGCTGTTATAGGTGCCTTTACTATTGCTGCAAAGTGACCTGCCATTGCTAGAACTACAAAGTTAATTATATAAGTTGATGGTATTCCCATATACATAGCACTTATAATTCCTACTATATTACCTACTATTGACCCTAATGCTAACAATGGGAAAAATATCCCTCCTGGAGCCCCTGATCCAAAACATATAAATGTAAATATAAATTTTGCTATAAGTAATATCATTAGTAAATTTAATGTAAAGTTCTGTTCTTGCAATGTCATAATAAGTTCATGACCTCCACCTAATAAAACTGGTGATATAAGACCAATAATTCCTGTTAATATGAATGGAATCATTATCTTTACTTCTTTGCTTAATTTACTATTTTTAAATATAGTTTGAGTTTTTAATATACCACTATTAAATAATACACCACTTATTCCTACTACAATTCCTAATATTATTAAGACCCAGTAGTATTTTAAAGGCATTGCATTTAATTTTGCGGTATGTAATGATGGCATTAATCCAAAAAATTGCTTTGACACAAAATCCGCTGTTATAGATGCTGTCATTGCAGATGCTAAAACTAATGGAGAAAAGTTCTTATGTGCTTCTTCTAATGCAAACATAACTCCCGCTAAAGGTGCATTAAAAGCTGCTGATAAACCTGCACTAGCTCCACATGTTACAAAATACTTTTCCTCATTATCTAATTTATCTAATCCTTTAGATATACCTTCTCCTACACATGCACCCATTTGCACTGATGGACCTTCTCTACCTACTGAAAAACCTACTCCTAAACAAAGTAAGCCTCCTATAAATTTATTTACTAAAACCCTAAACCAGTTAATTTTAATTCTTCTGGTAAGAATTCCCTCAACTTGAGGTATTCCACTTCCCGATATCATCGGCTCTCTTTTTACCTGTTGAGCTACAATATATCCTAAAGCTATTAATATCATAAATATAACTGGTATAAATAGTATATCTTCTCTACCCTTAGAATATAGACCCTTGAATAATTCCATTAGTTTTGAACCCAGTATTCTGTATACAACAATTATTAGACCTACAGCTATCCCTACAAGTAAAGAATCTCTTATTAACCTATACTTAGAATTTTGACTTCTCTTTAATATATTATAAGCTCTTTCCTTATTAGTACTTATCATAAAATTACTCCTTTCATTTATATTATATTCACTGAAAAGGAAAAAAGACTATCGCTTAAAAAAATCGATAGTCTTTACTGGCGGAGAAGGAGGGATTCGAACCCTCGCACCGGTTACCCAGCCTAAACCCTTAGCAGGGGTTCCTCTTGAGCCACTTGAGTACTTCTCCATATTTGTTACGTATTTGTTTACATATTTATTATATATTTTTATATAATTTTAGTCAATACGTTTTCTTTAATTTTTATGATTTTTTTACAATATACTAAATAATATGTATTTAAAATTATCAACAGACACAGATTACATAATTTAAACTAAAATATACATTATCATGCATAAAAATTTACTATAAACTTTATTGTCATATCAAGTATATAGCATACTTTTAAATTTAATTATTCTAAGTATGCTATATATCTATTATATTTAATTACATATGCTTTTTAGCTTCTATAAGCATTTCATTAGCTTTTTGCATATATTCTATAGCTTTCTCTATACTATTAGCTGTTTCTTCTTTTCCTATAGCCCTAGCCTTGTCTACCCACTCTCTAAATCCTTCCTCATGGCTTTCATTATGATTTACCCAATGAAGTAGTAATATTTTTAAAGTTTTTTCGTCTTTACTTTCTCCATCTTCACCATGTGTATGTGGGTGTGAATGATCATGACAATGCCCATGTGGGTGATCATGATCATCTGCATGATGTAATTTTATTCTATCATTAGTTAACATATATACTCCCCCTTATTTTTTTATGTTAAATTCTTTCTTTATTAAATCTATACTATCCTTTATTAACAGCGCTAATGGCTTGTTTTCCACTCCTACTACCTCTATATTTTCAGGCAATATAGGTAAAAATATCTTTAGAGCTTCACTATCTACTATAGCTTCACTCATTTTGCAAGTTACTTCACCCATCATAGAATTTGGCATTGAAACAGATACTGGTGCTACTATTATATTTGCCTTCTTTACAGAAGTTACTATTGCATTTTCCCCTGTAGCTCCCTTATTTGCATGAGATTTCATCATAGAGCTTGTTGCTATTGAATTAGTACCTAGTGCATATATGTCTATGTATGATGGTAATTCTTCTCTCAGATTTGATACTATCTGGGCCCCTATACCGCCACCCATTCCATCTATAACTGCTATTATCATACTATCTTCCCCTGTTTTTCTTATGTTTATTTTTTACTCTGATATTATTATTTTATGTTCCATTAGCCTTATCTCTTTTATACTTCCATCTACTATTTTCTGTTCTCCCAATAAATCAGTTAAGTACACTTTCCCTTCAAATGGATCTACACTTACTACATTTTCCATTATTCTTTCTAATTTATCCCCTTTTTGTACATAAGCTGCTGATTCACACATAATAACCCCTCCATGTTTTAACTTAATATTAAATTATTATTGTTTACTTTATAACTACCCTCTTGAAAACGTTTGTGATTTTCTCCAAAAAAAGGTCTCTTTTAGTATTTAATATTTCAATACTATAAAGAAACCTTCATGATTTCAAATCACTATACATTATATACTTTGAGTATATCACCTTGTACTATATAACGCAATTGATTTTAATTAATTATATACTTATATTTTCACTTTATCTCCTAACAGTTCTTTAACTGTTGGGAACTGTTCTATGTTAGTGTGTGGTAAGAAACATGCAGATATAAATTCATCCATATATGTTGGATAGACACTTAATTCTACATAAGTCATTTCATTACCTATATCTTGTAGTTTCATTTTAGCATCTTTGCTTACAAGAGCAAGATAAGAACCAACTAATGAACTATTTCCTATATATGCAAACTTTTCTCTTTCTATATCTGGAAGTAATCCTATTAAAATAGAATTTTCTATATTTAAATTATTTCCTATTCCACCAGCTATATATACCTTATCTATAGCACTAAAGTCCATCCCTAAGCTTTCTATTAGTGTTGCAGCTCCAGAATATATTGCACCCTTAGCTCTTATAAAATTATCTATATCCACTTCTGTTACTGTTATATCATTTTCAATACCATACTCTTCTTTAAATGCTAATACGTATTCCCCTATTTCATGTTCATTAAATCTTATTCTGTCATTGTTTAAATCTTTATTTATCTTACCTCTTCTATCTACTACCCCACTAAGTAACATTTGGCATATTAAATCTATTATTCCTGAACCACATATACCAATAGGTTTATCATCTCCAATAATAGATAACTTTGGATATAAAGTTTCTTTATCTATACTAACTTTTTCTATAGCACCATTTGATGCTCTCATTCCACAACTTATACCTCCACCTTCAAATGCAGGACCTGCAGAACAAGCACAGCTCATCATATAATCTTTATTTCCAAATACAATTTCTCCATTAGTTCCTAAATCTATAAATAATATATTTTCTTCACTTGTCCATATTCCAGCTGATAATACCCCTGCTGTAATATCTCCTCCTACATAACTAGCTACTGATGGTGCTAAGAATATATAAGCACTGTCATTTACATTTAAGCCTATATCCTTGCCTATTAATTTTGGTGATTTTAAAAATGGAGGTATAAATGGTTCTTGTCTTAAATAATCTGTGTGAACTCCTAAAAATAAACTAGACATAGTTGTATTTCCTGCTATTACAAGGCTTACTACATTATCTTTATCTATATTATTTTTAATATAGATAGATTCTAATAATGGGTTTATAGTTTCGTCTATAACAGCATCTCTTAAATGCTTAAGTCCATTTTTCTTTGTTGAGTATATAATTCTATGTATAACATCTGCACCATACTTTATTTGTGCATTACCTGATGATGCCTTATCTACAATCTCTTTTGAATATAAATCTACTAAACATACTACGACTGATGTAGTTCCTATATCTATGGCTACTCCATATAATTGATTTTCATTGTTCCCTGGTTCTATATTTAATATAGTTATTTTATTCTTCTTCTTAACATAAGTTATAGTTACATTAAAATCACTTTCTCTTATAACCTCTGGAACTTTTCTAAGTAACTCTACTGTATAATCTATTTCATCATATCCTAAATTATTTCTAACATATCTCTCTATTCTATCAATATCACATATATTATCATCTATAGTTGGTTTATCTAATTCTATATATGTTTTTTCTATATTAGTTTTAAAATCAAAATTATTATCTTCTATTATTTTTTTTGCTCTATCAAATATTTCCTGGTCTTTTTTCTTATCGCTACCTTCTATTTTCATACCATGCATAGATGAAGATAATTTTGATGGAACTTCTATTTCTATATCTTCTATTACTTTAGTATTACATGCGAGTATATATCCTTGTTCCCATTCTTCATCTTTTATATGTAGTGTTTTTTCTGTATCTACTTTTCCTTTTAATAGCTTAACCTTACATTTCCCACAAGACACGTTTCCGTTACATGGAGCATCTATAAATATTTTATTATTTCTTGCTATTTCTAATAAATTTTCTCCTTTACTGCATATAACTTCTTTATTGTGCGACTTAAAATTTACTCTAATCATATACCTATCCCCCAATATGTTATATAGTATAATTTTACCCTAATCCAACTTATAAGTACTCAAATTCATAATATTATAAGTATCTTTTGTGTGTAAAATTATAGTACTATCAATTTAAAAACCTATGCCTTAAATTTAATAAAATTTACTACATTTATTTTGTATAAAATCAAAGGAGTACAGATGTTTTAGATTTACTAAATCTTCTGTACTCCTTATTTATAACTACTCAGCTATAGCTTCGTATTTCTCAGCAGTTAATAAGTTTTCTAATTCATCTGCATCAGATATTTTAACTTTTACTATCCATGCATCATATGCATCTTCATTTACATACTCTGGCTCATCATCTAATTTTTCATTTATTTCAACAACTTCACCAGATATAGGAGCTATTAAGTCAGATGCTACTTTTGAAGATTCAACAACACCAAATTCTTCACCTTGAGTTAATTCATCTTCAAGTTCTGGCATTTCAACAAATAATATTTCTCCTAATTGATCTTGAGCGAAATCAGTTATTCCTATATAAGCAAATTCTCCTTCCACTCTAACCCATGTATGTTTATCTGAATATCTTAAACTTGGTATAACTTTCATTTGATTATCCCCCTTATTAGTTGATTACATTACACATTCCATTGCTAAAGCTGGATGACCTTTTTCCTCTAAGAATGCTAATACTCCTTCAGAATCACTAGCTATAGTTTCATCACATATCATATCTGTAAAGTTTTCTATACCTGTTAATTCTTGAACACTAGCATTTAACTTATCTGCTACATATTCTTTTAACTCTTTTGGCATCCAAACTATTCTAGTTGGTCCACCCTCAGCATAAGCAAACTTCTTAGAAGATATAAAGTGTCTTCCGTGACCCATGAATCCTGGAGTTTGAACTCCTCCACCTGTCATAGAAGCTAATTCTCCAAATGTCATACCAACAGGAGTTTCACCAGAGAACTCTCTATTAACTATAACAAATCCATTTGCTTCTGGCATTATACCGCATATACACTCGAAGCATCCGCAAGAAGTCATTGGATCTTCTAATATAGAATATAATGTAACATTTTCAACAGCACCTTGAGATATTTCACATACTGTTTCATTAACTGCTTGCCATATTCCTGTTCTTTCATCTAAGCATTCACCCTTAACTATTGGTTGGCATGGTCCTGTTGGATCTAGTTCTTTAGTAGCTTTAGCATCTAACCAGCTAACTGCTCCACATAATCCAAGTCTTTCAGGAGTAA
Encoded here:
- a CDS encoding ribonuclease H-like domain-containing protein, which produces MEIITNTLDNFVNIPSDSFVFDIETTGLSPKFCKVILIGILFNKDNKTIIKQYFAQTEDDEKDLLLAFINDISTFDTHITFNGLAFDIPFLNSRFNKYNIDFELNKNDDIDILNIVRPFKGLLSLSDCKLKTIEKYIGISREDTISGKESVKLYKEFVSSKSDDLKSKILLHNYEDIYYLGYLYKIKDILEEKLKPIVINNKDLFLKLIPLSFKINNSKLTLKYNIFDGNKVPINIYSDNYSILSDDKHILLSISLNKGIDKDNNIVLFYQLNKIIPLKVNDNFLDLNIYNLCEYIIKKELKSL
- a CDS encoding ClC family H(+)/Cl(-) exchange transporter — encoded protein: MISTNKERAYNILKRSQNSKYRLIRDSLLVGIAVGLIIVVYRILGSKLMELFKGLYSKGREDILFIPVIFMILIALGYIVAQQVKREPMISGSGIPQVEGILTRRIKINWFRVLVNKFIGGLLCLGVGFSVGREGPSVQMGACVGEGISKGLDKLDNEEKYFVTCGASAGLSAAFNAPLAGVMFALEEAHKNFSPLVLASAMTASITADFVSKQFFGLMPSLHTAKLNAMPLKYYWVLIILGIVVGISGVLFNSGILKTQTIFKNSKLSKEVKIMIPFILTGIIGLISPVLLGGGHELIMTLQEQNFTLNLLMILLIAKFIFTFICFGSGAPGGIFFPLLALGSIVGNIVGIISAMYMGIPSTYIINFVVLAMAGHFAAIVKAPITAIILILEMTGSLDHLLPLSIVVIIAQLTSDLLNSHPIYESLLERLLEGGEYECETGVNKKTLFETVVHINSDLDGKCVKDIIWPKNCLIVGITRGDVEIIPKGSTKIMAGDYLTIMANQCECSNVLDDVVNLAQN
- a CDS encoding zinc transporter → MLTNDRIKLHHADDHDHPHGHCHDHSHPHTHGEDGESKDEKTLKILLLHWVNHNESHEEGFREWVDKARAIGKEETANSIEKAIEYMQKANEMLIEAKKHM
- a CDS encoding DUF3842 family protein; this encodes MIIAVIDGMGGGIGAQIVSNLREELPSYIDIYALGTNSIATSSMMKSHANKGATGENAIVTSVKKANIIVAPVSVSMPNSMMGEVTCKMSEAIVDSEALKIFLPILPENIEVVGVENKPLALLIKDSIDLIKKEFNIKK
- a CDS encoding CooT family nickel-binding protein, coding for MCESAAYVQKGDKLERIMENVVSVDPFEGKVYLTDLLGEQKIVDGSIKEIRLMEHKIIISE
- the acsV gene encoding corrinoid activation/regeneration protein AcsV, yielding MIRVNFKSHNKEVICSKGENLLEIARNNKIFIDAPCNGNVSCGKCKVKLLKGKVDTEKTLHIKDEEWEQGYILACNTKVIEDIEIEVPSKLSSSMHGMKIEGSDKKKDQEIFDRAKKIIEDNNFDFKTNIEKTYIELDKPTIDDNICDIDRIERYVRNNLGYDEIDYTVELLRKVPEVIRESDFNVTITYVKKKNKITILNIEPGNNENQLYGVAIDIGTTSVVVCLVDLYSKEIVDKASSGNAQIKYGADVIHRIIYSTKKNGLKHLRDAVIDETINPLLESIYIKNNIDKDNVVSLVIAGNTTMSSLFLGVHTDYLRQEPFIPPFLKSPKLIGKDIGLNVNDSAYIFLAPSVASYVGGDITAGVLSAGIWTSEENILFIDLGTNGEIVFGNKDYMMSCACSAGPAFEGGGISCGMRASNGAIEKVSIDKETLYPKLSIIGDDKPIGICGSGIIDLICQMLLSGVVDRRGKINKDLNNDRIRFNEHEIGEYVLAFKEEYGIENDITVTEVDIDNFIRAKGAIYSGAATLIESLGMDFSAIDKVYIAGGIGNNLNIENSILIGLLPDIEREKFAYIGNSSLVGSYLALVSKDAKMKLQDIGNEMTYVELSVYPTYMDEFISACFLPHTNIEQFPTVKELLGDKVKI
- the gcvH gene encoding glycine cleavage system protein GcvH, with the protein product MKVIPSLRYSDKHTWVRVEGEFAYIGITDFAQDQLGEILFVEMPELEDELTQGEEFGVVESSKVASDLIAPISGEVVEINEKLDDEPEYVNEDAYDAWIVKVKISDADELENLLTAEKYEAIAE